In Aulosira sp. FACHB-615, the DNA window GAGGTTGTGTAACTAATGTTTTAAGTTTTTCTAATTTGAAACCTAATGTAATTGATCTATGAAATGTTTCATAATCTGTACCATTTGTTTGTAACCATTCTTGAAAAGTTTGGGGTTGCGTGAGTTGATTTTTTAAACGAAAGTCAATAACTGCTTGTTCGGTTAAGGCTGGATTGATATCTAAATCATCTCTAGTTTGGATTTCTTGCTCAATCACATACTGCCGGAGAATGTCGCCAATAAACTGGGATAATTTGCCGGAAGCTTGGAGATATTTTACTGCCTGTGTGATTGGGAGTGGATGATCATTTATTGACAGAAATGATAAAGATTCCATGAAATAACTCAAGAAAAACAGCTAAAAGTTCATAATTCCGAGAGATGGGAAACAAGATTCAGACCGATTGAGTGGCTGAAAGTTAGACAGAGACTACAATTCCCCATTCAAAATCTCAAATCCAAAATAGTATTGAAGAAGGCAGTGGTTCGGCTTCGCTCACCAACCGGAGGCAGGAGGCAGATTCAACCCGTCTCTCATCTTTCGCGTAACATCCCATAGGGGAGACCGCCAAATCTCAGATTATGGCGGGAGACTTAAACTCAAATGGGCGTTGCAAAAAGGCTTTACCTTTGATTAAAAATCTGCCCTTTTGCCTTTTTCCTTGTTGTACTAGCCGATCGCAATTTTCCACAACCAAGCAAAAATTATGGCAGCGATCGCACCAATTAATGTATTTAAAATATTGACCAGTTCATTTGTTAGCCAAGCATATTTAGATTGCAGTGTGGCTCCAATGACACTTTCTAAATTGGTAGCAATGAACGCTGCGAAGATGCACCAAACAACCCCTAATAAGTCTATCAATCCTACTGCCCAGCCTACTAAGGCGATCGCGATCGATGCCACTACACCCGCTAAGGTTCCTTCTAAACTCACTGCGCCTTCTGTACCACGGGGGACAGGTTGGAGTGTGGTAATCAAAAAAGTCCTTTGCCCATAAGCTTTCCCCACTTCGCTGGCGGATGTGTCTGATAGCTTGGTGCTAAAACTTGCCACATAGCCCAACAACAGCAAAGATACAGGATTGGCAACTAAAGATTGGGGATCAGATATCAACCATCCCGAATTGATTACCCCTACACCCAAAGCACATAACGCCGCCGTTAAGGCTGAACCCCAGACATTTTCCGGGCCTCTGGCACCAGAACGCTTTTCGGCTATACCTTGGGCTTCTTTCTCTGCCATACCGATGCGCGTCACGCCGGAGCCTACCAGGAAATAAAATCCCACTACTAAGTATCCTTGCCAACCCAACGTTCCCCAAACGATGACACCCAATATCCCAGCATGAAATATACCTGCTGGAGTCAGCAGCTTTTTAGGAGCGATCGCAACTAAACCCAATAAAACGGTGTTTAATCCTACTCCCACTAACCAGGGATTCGCAGAGTCAAGTAAAGGTAACATTAGCAGTGAATCACAAGTGGTGTTGTCATTGCCAGCATACCAACAGAATAGCTAATTTTAAACCTGAGATGTTATACCTCATTCTGTAATTCTAAAAGTGCATAGATTCTCTTACTTTTACTATTAGGGAGAGAAAAAACAGGCAAGATTTTGAGCGAAAACAGGGGCTAGAGGCTAGAGGTTAGAGGCTAGTACAACAAGGCAAAAGTCAAAAGGCAAAAGTCAAAAGAAAGAATAACGATACCACAAGCCTTTTAGCAATTTCTTATGGTCACTGAGCGTACTTGTACTGAGCGCAGCCGAAGTAGCCGAAGTGTGGTCTGTTTATTTACGCCGACCTGTATTAGTAAATCATATTGAGGACTTACGCCTTACTTACCATTTTCTTGTTCCAGTCCATAAATATCGCTAACAGCATATAAGTAACAGCAATATAAAACTGTGTTCCAATTAACCACAAACAAGTTTTCAGAGCATAAATTGTAGATAGCAACTACAAACAATGCCTGTTATGAATAAACCTATATTTCATTTAGCTTTTCCTGTGAGTGATATCCAACAGGCAAAAGCCTATTATGTTGATGGTTTGGGCTGTATTCCGGGACGGGAAAACCCCCATGCTTTGATTCTCAATCTTTACGGACATCAACTGGTAGCACACACTACCAAGGAACCTTTAACAAGACAACGGACGATATATCCTAGACACTTTGGTTTAATCTTTCCCCAAGAAAGTGACTGGGAAAGTTTGTTAGCAACAGCATACAAGCACCAACTATTTTTTCGAGAAGAAGCTAAAAATCGCTTTGTGGGTTCGCCTTTAGAACATCGGACTTTCTTTTTAGAAGATCCTTTTTATAATTTGCTGGAGTTTAAATATTACCGCTACCCAGAGGCGATTTTTGGGAGTTATGAGGAGTATACCCAAATTGGCGATCGCTCTTAAATTAGGACTTACGTATGAAAACGAAAATTCAAGGTTTGGTTCAGGGTTTAAGGGTTTAAGGGTGTAGGTATTCAAAACCACCCATACACCCTATACCCTTTCACCCCTAAACCCAGTTTCAACCGACAATTTTTGTGAGTAATTCCTAATTGGTTCGGCTAAGGCTGTGGCGACGGCGGCTAAACTCCTAGAATCAGTTAACATCCAAGGATGAGATGCTGCGGGGATAATTACCTCTGTACCTATGGGCATTTGGGAACTGTTGGCTGGGACAATCATCAAATCATAAGGTGTCCAAATAGATGTAAAGTTCAACTGCTTTAACATCACAGCATCAGAATTTAAATCCTTGAGGAATTTACTGTGAGTACGCATTTGTACACAACCAGGCCGCCAAGAACCATAAGCAATATAAGTTCCATGATGAGGTGATGAGATAGTAATCAAGCGTTGCACGCGCTCAATACCTCCCAGTCGTTGGACATAATAACGACTGACAATGCCTCCCATACTGAAACCGACTATATCTAGTTTCTGTTCTGGCTCAAAGGTCGCGGCTATGTAGTTAGCTACTTGCTGCGCTAACACATCAAGACCAACTACGCCATTATTCGGTACTAAATTCAGAGCATATACAAACCAACCTTTCTCCTGTAAATAACTTCTCATTTTGCGGAATACTGCTTCTGTATCTCCAATCCCGTGTATTAACAAAACTGGGTTGTATTGCTGATTAGTTGAGTTCATTGCCGGGTTTGCTTGCATAGTTCTGTCAAAAATCTAGCTAAGTTATGTTTCTATCTGTGAATGAGTTATGACACTCAGGTCACTGGCTAGAGGTTAGAGGCTGGGGGTTAGGGGCTAGTACAACAAGGCAAAAGTAAAAGGTCAAAAGGAAAAAGAAAGAGTAGTGATACCACAAGCCTTTTAGCAATTCCTTATGGTCACTGAGCGCCGTCGAAGTGTGGTCTGTTTATTTCCGCCGACCTGTACTAGTGTTTTTAGCATCCGGTATTCATCAGACAATCTCAGAACCGAACATCACAAAAGAATATTCCCCACTCCCTATTCCCTATTCCCCACTCCCGCAGAGTACTATTAAATTTTGTTAAGCAAGCTTTCATAATCTTGCTTATGGTAACGGTAAGATTTAATAATGAGTCTTGATAGATACAGGCTGCAAGTGCCTGTAAAATCAAGAACATTTGCTCTGTAGTCTTACGCCAGTGTTACTCAAACACTCAACTATCAAGCTAGTCAAAGTCATAGTACGGCGCAAAGAAATGTAGCATTAAGCTGCAATTTTTAACATTACGGTCAGATTTACAGAAATTATAGAAGGCAGGAGAAATTCTAATGTTCGGTTTTATCAAAAATTTAATCGCTGGGATTTTAGGTTTCTTTACAGGTTTGCTCGGTGGTAAGAAAAAAAATGGTGGCTACTACCTGCAATTAGATGAAAGTGGGGCAGAAGTCAAACCAGCACCAAAACCCGCAGAATCACCAAAACCCGCAGCTACTTCCAACGGTACCAAAGCAACAGCAGCACCTGAGCCAGCCAAAAAACCTGCGGCTAAGGCGGTCAAAGCATCCCAAAATGGCAAAGCTGCACCTGCTGAACCAGAAAAAGCGCCTGCAACTGCTGTAGCTGCCAAGAAAGAACCAGCGATAACTACATTTGCACCCCAATATTTAGGGACTTCTGGTGCTGCTAATGGTCGTCGTCGTCCAGGGGCAAATATGAGTTCTTTCTTAGATATGGCCAGTCAAGTGAAAACTCCTAACCAAGCTTAGTGATTTAATTTTGACTGTCAGCGATCGCCAAGCATTTATTAAACACCAATCCGCTATACAACTGAAAAGCTGCATCCCAATGCGTCGGTTCTCGACGCATTAAATTGATATTGGGTGTGATATTGCGTAACATTTCCGTTTGATCTAGAATCGTCTCCGCAAAAGGTGTGAAATCTGACCAAAGCTTCACTTGTGGCAGATGCTGTTCTAGCCAGTTAATTACTTTATTCCAGTTAATACGGATAGTATTTTGACTAGCTAGAGCAGCAATTTCTACACCTTGTTGGAAATCATAACTTTGATCAGACAGTCGCAGAATGCAACGCCGCCCAGGTAAATGTAGATCACAAAACTGAGCGTAATCTTGAGTTTGAGTTTTTCGCTCTAGCTTATGGCGTGCATTAACATCGACAACTTCTTCAAAAATTGGTAATAGTCCCGCGACTCTGGCTTGTACTTCTGACCAATTAAAAGTCAGAGAACCGAGTTGATGAGTTTGGTTACGACAAACAACCGTCGCTTGTGTAGCAGATTCCGAAAAATATTCAACTTGATAAATTTGTATTTGTTGAACTGCACTAATTGTTGACCAAAAGCAAGGGATTCCGGCTTTTTGTAGCTGTTCACCATAAAATTTTAATTCTCCTACTCGGCCATAACGATAGACTCTCCAACTGCGGCTGGGGAGAATTAGTCTGGCTGTATAGGTGTCTAGCTGCATAATCTGAGCAAATTGCGCTGCAACTGTTGACTTTTCTTGATTAGTCAAAGGCTCTAAAACAAGTATCCCTGACTCATTACTGTTGGGTTCGGCTGTGGCTTTAGCAATGGCGCGTTGTCGTTGTTCTTGTTCAACTTCTTTGAGGCGTTGTAAACCTTGGCGTGCTTGCGAAACTATTTTAGAGTTGGTTGTACTCCGCAATAACTGACGATAAATTTTTTCTGCATCTTGTTGTTTATGAGATACTTCGTAAAGTCTGGCAATGTAAAACTGCACCCAAGGATCATCCGGTGATTCCTTTGACAACTGCTGGAGTAGTTTAGCAGCAGTGTGATAATCTTTACGGTCAAAAGCGATCGCAACTCGCTCAATCATATTTTATTTCCCTGCATCCTGCGTTGAGTTTTGGAAGCGGCTTATTATCATTTATACTTCACAGGCTGCGGTAACTAAGGATAAAGCAACGATGGGTGCAGTGACGGCGCGGAGAACTCGACGACCGAGAGATACAGCTTGAAAACCAGAAGCGATCGCATTTGCAATTTCTGGTTCTGTCCATCCACCTTCGGGGCCTGTAGCAATAATTAGTTCGCTGTCATTTGTTCTTTGTTCTTTGTTTGGTAAGCAATGTAGAAGGTGAGGATAGTTACCCCGTGCTTCACAGATATACTTATGACCATTAACTGTTGACAAAGCCTCACTCAAAGCCACTGGTTCTAAAATTGTGGGGACAAAAGCGCGTTCCGATTGTTCAGCCGCTTCAGCTGCAATCCGCCGCCAACGTTCGAGTTTTTGCGGACTGGGGTGAAGAAGAGTGCGATCGCTAATCACCGGGGCAATACAAGTTACACCAATTTCCGTACAGCAGCGCACAACATCATCAAAACCACTACCTTTAGGCAATGCCATCATCAGTGTAATTGTTACAGGTAATTCTGTAGTTACGGAAAGAGTTTCTAAAACCTGGGCTTGTTTTCCTGTTAATTGTGTTAACCACCATTTACCCATACCATCCATCGCAATAAAGCGATCGCCCTCACGCAAACGCAAGACCCGCCCCAGATAATGTAGTTGTTGGGGTGTCAATAAAATTTGGTCTTGTTGAAATTGAGCAGGTGCGATCGTTATTCTTTGTAGTTGAGCCATGCTATTTTGTGAACAGAGAAAACAGGCAACAAGCTGTGTAATTTATTATTGATCAGGATTTATGCACGGAGCATGAATAATTAAACTACAAGGAATAAAAGTTTCATAATATTTTTGCGTAAATCCTCAATCATTGGAAATTTCTACTTAGTAAGTCTCAATTACCAAAAAGTAAAAGACTTTGCATAAATGCGGAATTATATTTCAAACACAGTATGCTGCGATCGCAATCTCATTGATTACAAGCCATTACCAATTAAAATGAAAGGCGACCAGTAATACGGGTGAGAATAATTACTATCTGTATTTCTAGGTTTACTCCGCAGTAAACTCAATTGTGCTTGGCGTAAAGCATCAGCTTTGGTTGGGCGATTTTTATCAGCAAGATTCTTGTAAAATTGTTGCATGAGTAAACTAGTGCTGCGATCTTCCACTTGCCACAAAGAAGCGATGACTGCTTTTGCGCCTCGATTTAAGAAAGAATATGCCACACTAGCAATTTCAATTCCATCTTGACGAGAACCAGCAAGGGCCGTTTCACAAGCAGATAAAACAACTAAGTGAATATTATCCAATCTAGTTAAAGTTTGAATTTGAGAAATTGCCAATTTTTCGCCATTTCCTAACAGCAAAAAAGAAGCATCTCTACTATCAGGTTCAAATTTTCCGTGGGTAGCAAGATGTAAAATTTGATTTCCTGCAAGATTATCTCGCAGAGTTAGAAAATCAAAAGCACTGTTGAGGAATTCTTTTCCTGGATATATACCTTGTGAATTGTTCTGAGTTTTTACAATTGCTTTCAACTCTGCGGGGACATTTTCTAGCGCATCGAAACCACCCACCGACTCAGAAACTCCCATTGCTAAAACCGAAGTATTTTGTGTTCCTGTAGGTAAAGTAGCAGTTGTGTTTGTTAAATCTGCGGATAAAACGTTGTAGATGGTGTAATTTTCGATTAAATATTGCTTACCATCAAACAAAGCACTCATGGGAATGTAGCGTGTTACCCTATCAAGAGCAAACACCAGATTCTTCACTTTATTTTCTTTCAATTCTGCTTCTAATGGTTTAATCAACCAGTTATGCAGTTTTTGGCTAACTGACTGAATTTGAGCAATGTCTTTAGCATCACAAGTAATATTTTGGCATCGTCTGGTAAACTGGCGAAATTCTTGGACTGTTTTTCCTAACTCATCTTGTCCAACTTTAACTTCAAACTTTTTCGCCGCATCACCAGAATACAATAGTAACCAGAGTTTATCTTCTAGCACTAATGGATAAATCATCACTGTAGCGGGTTGTGCTTTGACTATTTCTAAAACCTTGGGACTATCAGGACGAAATGCACCAGGATCTTTTGCTAATCTTTCTCTGATTTCTGTTTCTATTTTTACTAGTTCTTGGTTAAAGTCAGCAACTACTTTTGTCAGTTGATCATTGAGTTGAGCTTTATTTTGGCAGTTATTTTTTTCACACTCGCTAATTTTCTTTGCTAAAGCAACAATTGATTGATTTGGTGCGGCAATTTTTTTCTCAGCCGGAGTTAAAAGAACTTTTGGCTTGTCTGTTTGTGGAACGCCAGCAGTTGCAAAATCTTTAATTTCTTGAATTTTGAGCAGTTCTAAAACTTGTGTTGCTTCTTGTTCTCTATTTTGAGATATTAATAAAGTCGCCAACTGACGATAAATGTCAGATATTTTTACTTGACCAAAATCAATTGTTGTTTGTAAAAAAGTAGTTTGTAACTGCGGTGGTAATCCTTCAATATTGCGACGGACTTGCTCAATACCATTGATGGCTTGTTTGTAGTAGGTAATGGCTACGTTTGGTTGATTTAAATCAGCGTAAGTACGAGCTAAACCAGCATCAATTCCCCAGTCACCGCCTGTAACTTCTGTGGGAGTCTTAATTGCTAATGCTTGTTGATAAGCTGTAATTGCTTGCTGTTTTCTGCCAAATTTACGATGTAAATAACCTAAAAGACTCAGCGCATCTTTTTCATAAGCTGGGTTCTGCACTTTTCTGGCAAATGCTAAAACTGTTTGTACTTCTTGAATTGCTTGTTTATCATTGCCTAATTCACCGTAGCCTATGCTTAACGTCCGGTGTGGAATAATTTCCCAAGCTGGTTTTTTACTGTCTTTGAGAATAGCTAAACTTTTTTGAGCAAAGTCTACAGTTTTTTGCGCTTCTCCGGTATCAAAGTAGTTAATTGCCAGCGCATGTAAAGCAAAAGCTTCACCGATGCGGTTTTGTAGTTGTCGCTGTTTGGCTAATAGTTGCTGATAAAATTCGTTGCTTTTTTGATAATCACCTAAATTACTGTAAATATCGCCAAGAATACCTAGCGGGAATATTTCAACAGCAGGACTTTTGAGTTCTTGAGCAATTTGTAAACTTTGCTGAGTTAATTCTAAAGCTTTGGGATAATCTCTGAGATTTCTGTAAACGTTACCAAGATAAGCTAGTGCTTGAGCTTCTAAAGGACGCGCTTGAATTTCTCTGGTAATTGCTAAACTTTGTTCTACTAATTCTTTACCTTTTTGGTAATTACCAATACTAGTGTAAGCTTGACTTAAATTAAGCAGTAATCCTGCTTCTGAATGACGATCTTTAAGTTTTTTTGCTTGCAATAATTGTGGTTCTGCAACTGCAATAACTTTGTTATATTCACCCAGAGAATTATAGATATCACTCAGATTAATTGAGGCAACAACTTTACCTAAGAAATTGTTGGTTTTTTCTGCTATTTCCAAGCTTTCTTGAGCGTATTGTATTGCTGGTTCATATTCTCCTCTTAAAAAGTAGACTCTAGTAAAACTGAATAAAGAAGTTTGTGTTGATAAATTACTGTTTAATTGTCTTGCTATTTTTAACGACTGATTAGCAGCTTCCAAAGCTTTTTGTGTATCTCCAGAGGAAAGATAAATGTCAACAAGACGGCTTAAAGCTATAAATTCGTTCCCACGTTGCTTAGTTTGTCGAAACATTACTAGTTGCTGTTGCGTAAACTCCAGGGCTTTTTGATAGTTACCTTGTGTTTGGTAAATATTGCTAAATAAGCCTAAAGCTTGTACTTCTAAGTCTGGGTTTTCTAAGCGTTTGGCAATTGCTAGAATTTGCTGTGCTAACTCAAGAGAAGAGTCATACTTTTTCTGTTTTGTGTAAATATTGCTAAGTAGCCTTAAAG includes these proteins:
- a CDS encoding TIGR00297 family protein, encoding MLPLLDSANPWLVGVGLNTVLLGLVAIAPKKLLTPAGIFHAGILGVIVWGTLGWQGYLVVGFYFLVGSGVTRIGMAEKEAQGIAEKRSGARGPENVWGSALTAALCALGVGVINSGWLISDPQSLVANPVSLLLLGYVASFSTKLSDTSASEVGKAYGQRTFLITTLQPVPRGTEGAVSLEGTLAGVVASIAIALVGWAVGLIDLLGVVWCIFAAFIATNLESVIGATLQSKYAWLTNELVNILNTLIGAIAAIIFAWLWKIAIG
- a CDS encoding VOC family protein; translation: MNKPIFHLAFPVSDIQQAKAYYVDGLGCIPGRENPHALILNLYGHQLVAHTTKEPLTRQRTIYPRHFGLIFPQESDWESLLATAYKHQLFFREEAKNRFVGSPLEHRTFFLEDPFYNLLEFKYYRYPEAIFGSYEEYTQIGDRS
- a CDS encoding triacylglycerol lipase; translation: MNSTNQQYNPVLLIHGIGDTEAVFRKMRSYLQEKGWFVYALNLVPNNGVVGLDVLAQQVANYIAATFEPEQKLDIVGFSMGGIVSRYYVQRLGGIERVQRLITISSPHHGTYIAYGSWRPGCVQMRTHSKFLKDLNSDAVMLKQLNFTSIWTPYDLMIVPANSSQMPIGTEVIIPAASHPWMLTDSRSLAAVATALAEPIRNYSQKLSVETGFRGERV
- a CDS encoding tol-pal system YbgF family protein, giving the protein MIERVAIAFDRKDYHTAAKLLQQLSKESPDDPWVQFYIARLYEVSHKQQDAEKIYRQLLRSTTNSKIVSQARQGLQRLKEVEQEQRQRAIAKATAEPNSNESGILVLEPLTNQEKSTVAAQFAQIMQLDTYTARLILPSRSWRVYRYGRVGELKFYGEQLQKAGIPCFWSTISAVQQIQIYQVEYFSESATQATVVCRNQTHQLGSLTFNWSEVQARVAGLLPIFEEVVDVNARHKLERKTQTQDYAQFCDLHLPGRRCILRLSDQSYDFQQGVEIAALASQNTIRINWNKVINWLEQHLPQVKLWSDFTPFAETILDQTEMLRNITPNINLMRREPTHWDAAFQLYSGLVFNKCLAIADSQN
- a CDS encoding 16S rRNA (uracil(1498)-N(3))-methyltransferase translates to MAQLQRITIAPAQFQQDQILLTPQQLHYLGRVLRLREGDRFIAMDGMGKWWLTQLTGKQAQVLETLSVTTELPVTITLMMALPKGSGFDDVVRCCTEIGVTCIAPVISDRTLLHPSPQKLERWRRIAAEAAEQSERAFVPTILEPVALSEALSTVNGHKYICEARGNYPHLLHCLPNKEQRTNDSELIIATGPEGGWTEPEIANAIASGFQAVSLGRRVLRAVTAPIVALSLVTAACEV
- a CDS encoding tetratricopeptide repeat protein, with translation MRSQLKSITITTLLFSLFSPVAISANNVLIKQTLAQTVAQTNRKTEADKLYEQGVQQYRRGYDEDARRNYEQALTIYLQINDKKSVGQTLNNLGQIYNRQYQYQKALEILQQALVIRQEIKDRAGEGETLDNIGAAYSSLNQLDKALETLQQALAIRREVNDKTGEGVTLSRIGVTYSYLKQETKSLELLQQALKIHQDLGDKFQEASTLFRIGGVYLDMSKYPNALEWFNKALATSREVGNRSLEARSLKIIGLTYGLLNKPDQALEFLQQALVIQREIKAQKDLLDNLELIINSYISMAGDANSRGITSQVKKASLQVIKFAEEALTLAQKLNRRETETNIFQSLGSAYISLGDDKKALDLLQQALKIARQIKSIDAEYNTLIYLSNIYVRQGEYRKLVELYERQLQITREQKNVNNEALILTSICSNYQVLGEYQKSIAACQEALVKTREIKISELSPQLQDSFLGVELSVLQFLSSSYQSLGEYDQALDFAKQRLILAQNLRKPKLEADALIDLGYVYENLKNYPQAIELTQKALMIARQINEPSLEAKALRLLSNIYTKQKKYDSSLELAQQILAIAKRLENPDLEVQALGLFSNIYQTQGNYQKALEFTQQQLVMFRQTKQRGNEFIALSRLVDIYLSSGDTQKALEAANQSLKIARQLNSNLSTQTSLFSFTRVYFLRGEYEPAIQYAQESLEIAEKTNNFLGKVVASINLSDIYNSLGEYNKVIAVAEPQLLQAKKLKDRHSEAGLLLNLSQAYTSIGNYQKGKELVEQSLAITREIQARPLEAQALAYLGNVYRNLRDYPKALELTQQSLQIAQELKSPAVEIFPLGILGDIYSNLGDYQKSNEFYQQLLAKQRQLQNRIGEAFALHALAINYFDTGEAQKTVDFAQKSLAILKDSKKPAWEIIPHRTLSIGYGELGNDKQAIQEVQTVLAFARKVQNPAYEKDALSLLGYLHRKFGRKQQAITAYQQALAIKTPTEVTGGDWGIDAGLARTYADLNQPNVAITYYKQAINGIEQVRRNIEGLPPQLQTTFLQTTIDFGQVKISDIYRQLATLLISQNREQEATQVLELLKIQEIKDFATAGVPQTDKPKVLLTPAEKKIAAPNQSIVALAKKISECEKNNCQNKAQLNDQLTKVVADFNQELVKIETEIRERLAKDPGAFRPDSPKVLEIVKAQPATVMIYPLVLEDKLWLLLYSGDAAKKFEVKVGQDELGKTVQEFRQFTRRCQNITCDAKDIAQIQSVSQKLHNWLIKPLEAELKENKVKNLVFALDRVTRYIPMSALFDGKQYLIENYTIYNVLSADLTNTTATLPTGTQNTSVLAMGVSESVGGFDALENVPAELKAIVKTQNNSQGIYPGKEFLNSAFDFLTLRDNLAGNQILHLATHGKFEPDSRDASFLLLGNGEKLAISQIQTLTRLDNIHLVVLSACETALAGSRQDGIEIASVAYSFLNRGAKAVIASLWQVEDRSTSLLMQQFYKNLADKNRPTKADALRQAQLSLLRSKPRNTDSNYSHPYYWSPFILIGNGL